The Terrirubrum flagellatum nucleotide sequence GATCGCGCGCCGTCGGCTTCCTGAGCGACCCCAATATCGCGATCTGGACGATGATCGGCATCACAGGCTGGAAGCTGATCGGCTTCTCGACCCTGATCCTGTCCGCCGCGAACGCCAACATCAACCCGTCGCTGATCGAAGCCGCGCGGATGGATGGCGCTAACCGCTGGGAGGTCGTTCGCGACGTCAGGCTTCCGCTGCTGTCATCCACCATCCTGTTCCTGGTGATGATGACGATCCTGCTCGGCGCGCAGTGGAGCTTCACCTATATCAATGTCCTGACCGGGGGCGGCCCGCTCGGCGCCACGACAAACATCTACTATCTCCTGTGGGATTTCGGCTTCTCCAGTCTTTCGGTCGGCTGGAGTTCGGCCGCCGCAGTGATCCTCTTCCTCGGCTTTGGCGCGCTCGCCTTTGTGCTGTTCCGCCTGATCGACAGGTTCTCGTTCCATGACAATTGATGCGGCTGGCGCCCTGCCCATCCGGGAAGCCGCAGGAGCGCGCCGGAGGCGGGTAAGGTCGCGAACATCCGTCAACGATTCGCTGGGCCATCTCGTTCTGATTGGCCTGTCGATCGTCTGCCTTTTCCCGGTCTACTGGATGATCGTCAGCTCACTGAGGCCAGCGAACGAGATTTTCGAGACGCGCCTGTGGCCGACGAGCGCCTCGCTCGCCAACTACGCCACGGCGCTCAATTCGATACCGATCTGGCGAATGCTGCTGAACACGCTGTTCGTCTCGTCTGTCGTGACAATCATCCAATTGTTCACGGGCCTGCTCGCCGCGTACGGATTTGCGCGCTGGCGCTTCCCCTTCTCCAGGCTCTTTCTCCCCCTGATCGCGCTGACCTGGTTGGCGCCGTTTCAGGTCGTCATGATCCCGAACTACTTGCTCGTCGCGCAGCTCGACCTTCTCGACTCCATCACGGCGCTCATTCTTCCGCATTTCGCGTCCGCGCTGTGCGTAGTGCTGCTGACGCAGGCCATGCGCTCCTTTCCCAAAGAGATCATCGAGGCCGCGCGGATGGACGGGGCGCGAAGCTGGCGCATCCTGTGGCAGGTGGTCGCGCCCAATTTACGCGGCTCGATCGCCTCGCTCGCGATCCTCATCTTCATCTCGACCTGGAACGAGTATTTCTGGCCGCTCCTGCTCTCGCGCACGCCGGAGAACAGCGTCATCCAGATCGGCATCCAGATGTTCATGACCCAGGAAGGGACGCTATGGGGGCCGCTCATGGCCGCCTCGACCATGGCGAGCCTGCCAATCCTTGCGCTCTATGTTGTTCTCCAGCGCCAGGTCATCCAGTCATTCATGAAATCGGGGCTGCGATAATGTCCGTCACCTTCGACCGCCTGCTGAACGTCGCCGGCGCCTACAATGTCAGGGATCTCGGCGGCTACGCCGTGCGAGAAGGCGAGACGTCCTGGCGCCGCGTCCTGCGCGCTGATGGCCTGCATCGCCTCGCGCCTGAAAGTGTGGAACAGCTCTACGACGCCGGCGTTCGCACTGTGATCGACCTTCGCCATGCCGACGAACTTGCGCATCAACCCAACCCCTTCAGCGGTCATCGCAGCGTCGCCTATCTCAATATCCCGCTGTTCGCGCAGCTTGCGCCTCAACCGGCGCCGGCGGCGCCTGCGAAGGACGCTCTCCTCGATCTCTACCTGCTTGCGCTGACGACGCGGAAGAGCGCAATCCGCGAGACGCTTTCGGCGATCGCCGATGCGACCGAAGGCACCGTGCTGTTTCATTGCACCGCGGGGAAGGACAGGACGGGCATTATCGCCGCGCTCACTCTCGGCATCGCGGGCGCTGACAGATCCACGATCGTGAGCGACTACGCGCTGACAGGCGCGCTCATCGCTCCCATGATCGAAGACATCCTCGCCGGAGCAAAGGCGCGAGGCGCCGACATCGCCCTGCTGACCCCGCTGCTCGCCTGTCAGGCCGAGACGATGCTGGCGATGCTTGATCATCTCGACGACAATCATGGCGGCGTCGACGGCTATCTCGCCGACATCGGATTGCAGACGACCTCACGCGAGAAGATCCGCGCCCGCCTGGTCGGCCTCGAACACAGCAGGAAGGTGACGTGATGGCTGAGATCTCGATACGCGACGTCAGAAAGAGTTATGACGCCAAAGAGATTCTTCACGGCCTCAGTCTCGATGTGGCGAACGGCGAGTTCGTCGTCATCGTTGGCCCATCCGGCTGCGGAAAGTCCACCCTGTTGCGCATGATCGCGGGTCTCGAAGACATCACGCACGGCGAGATCGCCATCAACCGCGAGGTCGTCAACGACATCGATCCCGCCGATCGCGGTTGCGCCATGGTGTTCCAGAACTACGCGCTCTATCCGCATATGACGGTGCGCGAGAATATGGGCTATCCACTGCGCATCGCCAGAATGCCGAAGGATTTGCGCGAGAAGCGCGTGGCCGAGCTCGCCGCAATTCTCGACCTCTCGGACTATCTCGACCGGCGTCCGAACCAACTGTCGGGCGGGCAGCGTCAGCGCGTCGCCATGGGTCGCGCGATCGCGCGTGAACCGGCGGTCTTTCTGTTCGATGAGCCCTTGTCGAATCTCGACGCCAAATTGCGCGTGCAGATGCGCATCGAGATCAAGAGGCTGCACAAGCGGCTGAAGGCGACCAGCATCTTCGTCACGCATGATCAGGTCGAGGCCATGACGCTGGCCGACAAGCTCGTGGTGATGAATGGCGGCCGGATCGAGCAGATCGGATCGCCGGCCTCCGTCTATCGCCGGCCGGCCTCAACCTTTGTCGCTTCATTTCTCGGCGCGCCGCCGATGAATCTCGCCAGCGCCACCGTCGCCGGCCCCCGCCAAATTTCACTCGACGGAGCGCCGAACTTCGTCGTGCCGACCGCAAACGACCTGCCGCTGAAGTCGGGTGCTCCCGTCACGATTGGCGTCAGGCCGGAGGACATCGTGCTGACGACCGATGCCGGCCAAGGCCTCGGCGGCCGGATCGATCTCATCGAGGAGCTTGGCGGAAGCCAGGTCGCCTATTGCCAGACGCTCGCCCAGGAATTTTCCGTCGTGTTGCCTCGCGGCAGCGCCGAAACGGAGGACCAGCAGATTTTCATGCGGTTCCCCGCAGCGTGTCTGCATCTCTTCGACGCGCAGACTGGTCAGCGAATTTGACGGAAACCCAAAGGAGCAATGCCGTTTGACAGCATAATGACCTGCGCGGCTCTTCGTGGAAGCCAAAGAAATGCAGCCGTTTGCGCGGTAGACGATAATTGCGGCCCGAGGGGGCCGACCTCACATCGGTCGCGAACAAAGCTCTCGAATTATGCGCGGGGCAGCTCACTGGTGGAATAGCGCTCCAGCAGTTTCCGGAACTCCTTGCCGCTAAAGCTGCTTTCGTGAACGAAAACAGCGATTTCAGCGGCGCCGCGGGTCTCCAGTTCTTCTATTCGCCGAAGAGCGGCAGCGGGCTCGGCTGCAACTGCAGCCATTTCCGGCGCTTCGCCCGATCCTGATACGCCAAGACGCCATTCGCGAGCGAACCTGGTCAGATCCGTAACGCTGTTACGATCATCGCATCTTGAAATAGCTTTCCGCGCCCCTTCGGCGTCCTCTTAGAGTCCTCGTTAAATTCGGTGCTCAAGGAGTCATATCGCCGCCAGATGCTGCCGCGGCAGGTGCTCGCGCTGCCGCTGTTCATCCTGTGCTGGCAGCTTGGCATTCTCAACACCTACGCTGCGCAGATTCTGCCGTTCATCGTTTCGCCTTTCGGCATTTTCCTTTTCCGCCAGTTTTTCAAGATCATTCCCGATGACGTTGTGCATGCGGCGCGTCTCGACGGGCTTTCCGAACTCGCCATCGTCTTTCGCGTGATGCTGCCAATGGCGCTGCGAGCGCCTCATCTGCTCCAGCGCCTCATACGGCTCCCGTACGTCGTGCAATTGCTTGCCATGCGAGATCATCTGCCGCTCGCGTGCTTCTCGTACCGCTTGATGAGCCGCTCTCGTTTCAATCGTGAAAGCTTCTGAATCCAGAAAACCCCGTCAAGCTGATCTATCTCGTGTTGCAAGCAAACGGCGTGAAAGCCGCTGGCTTCCTCTTCTCGCTCAACGCCGTCGAGGCCTTGAAAGCGCACGCGGATAGTCGCGTAGCGCTCCATCTTTTCAGCGGCGCCTGGCATCGACACGCTGCCCTCGGTCGCTTCGATCCGTTCGGACGATGTCCAAACGATCTCGGGATTGATGTAGATGCGAGGCGTCTTGAAGCCAGCGAGTTCGATGACGACAACACGCTGCAGCACGCCAATGTGCGGCGCGGTGACGCCGACGCCAGGCGCGGCTCGCATCGTGTCGAGAAGATCGTCCGCAAGCTGTCGCAGATCATCTCCGAAGTTGGTGACGAGCGACGCGACCGCGCGGAGCCGAGCGTCCGGGAATTTTACAATAGACCTGACCGCCATGACTCATGATCGATCGCTAATGACCTGATCATGATATATATGCTGATCGGCGCGGTCCGATAGACCAAACCGCGCTCCTTATCCGCCTTGTCGAGAGAGCCTGGAAGCCGCGCTTGCGCAGCCCTGCGATCGCAGGTCGCGTCGTATGAGCCAGCGCCCCGTCGCCGCCGTCAAGCTCGTCGATGGTCGCTCCCTGATAGCGCCGCGTAAGGCCTATCGCCGCAGAGGGCTTTGGGTCAGCCCGCGGCGGCGCCAGCACCAGCCATTCGCGACTGCTCTCCAGAACAGACGTGCGCAAATCGACGGGAAGGACGCCTGCAGGAATTCACGACGACGTTTTAGGCGATTGACAGCCGCGTTTCCGGCGTTGCGCGGGGTCTTCCCGGAGCGGCAGCTCTCCAAAGCTCATGCAGCCGAATTCATCAGCAGATCGTGAAGCTCGAGTCTGGCCGCAGGTCTTGCATGTCTCACGCGGATTATGCTTTTTGATCGAATATGTTGCTTGTCCGAGCCCTCAGCCGGTTTCTGGCGACGCTGGCGATCGTAGGTCTGATCGTTGGCGGATTTGGCGCGCGCGCGACTGCGAGCGTTCCAACCATGGTTGTCGATAGCGGCGCTATGGCTATAGCCGACGACATGCCCTGTTGCCCGGAAAAGACAAAACCAGATTGCGGTCAAAGTTGCCCGCTGATGATGCTGTGCCTTGCGGTGAGCTTGCCAGCGACTCCGAGCGCGTTTGTCGTCGCCGAATTGAATTTCAGTTCCTCTCTGCTTATCCCCCGGAGTGACGATCCCGTCATTGGCCTTGGCGGCGCGCCGCCACGGAGGCCACCCCGAATTTGAGACGTCGGGCGTTGTGACGCCCTCAACGCCGCGCGGCCAAAGCCGGGCGGCGTGAACGGCTGTCGCCATACGACAGCCGGCGTCCTCAAATTCCGGAAAATCCCATGACCATCGCTCTTTACGCGCGCTCTCCAGGAGCCGCGCTTCTTGTCGCGATCTCGGCGATCGCGTTCGCTGGCGCAGCGCATGCCGGCTCCAATGTCTGGCGAGGCCCGCTTTATTTCTATGATCAGCTCCACGGCCACGAGGCGCCGACAGGATCGATCAGTCCGCCAGCGGCGAAAATAACGCTCGTTCCTCACCAGAGGAAACCTCTGAGCCCCAAGGCCCAGGCGCGGCGCTCCGCCTTGTAAGAGCGCAGCGTTGCGCCATCGCGGTCGCCGGCCGGCTCTTCCAGCCGGCGATCCGTCGCGGTCTTTCCACCGAACTCAGGCACGAAACCATGACCTTTCACCTTATAAACCGCGCTGTCGCGGCGGCGTTCGCCAGCCTTCTTTCGGCGACGGTCCTCTCATCAGCGAGGGCCGAAATTCAGGACTACGAGTTCCAACTCGTCGACGCCTCACCGAAAGTCGGCGCGGCCGTGATCGAAGCGCGGCTCGTGAACAAGAAGACCGGCAAAAACATCCCGGACGCGGTGATCTCGGCGAGCCGCATCGACATGGCGCCCGACGGTATGGAGGCGATGACGTCGCGCATCGAACAGACGCCGTCGGCCGAGCCGGGCGTCTATCGTTTCCGCACAAATCTCACGATGGAAGGCGGCTGGCGCCTGTCGCTCGCCGCCAAGGTGCAAGGCGAGACTGGCACGGTTGAAAGCCGTCTCGTTCTCAGGGCGATCAGATGAGCCGCGCCCTCAAGAGAATCGTCATTCTCGCCGCCCTCGCGGCGACGGGGGTCGGCGGATTTGATCTTGGGCGTCGGCCGATCGCGCTGCCCGACAGCATCCTTGATCGGCTCCCCGCAACCATCGCCGCCTGGGCTCCGGGCAAAACCCAACCACCTGCCAAGGCGGCGAGCGGGCCGGTGATTTACTACCGCGATCCCGATGGCGAACCATTCTATTCGGCCGAGCCG carries:
- a CDS encoding FixH family protein, coding for MTFHLINRAVAAAFASLLSATVLSSARAEIQDYEFQLVDASPKVGAAVIEARLVNKKTGKNIPDAVISASRIDMAPDGMEAMTSRIEQTPSAEPGVYRFRTNLTMEGGWRLSLAAKVQGETGTVESRLVLRAIR
- a CDS encoding tyrosine-protein phosphatase, whose protein sequence is MSVTFDRLLNVAGAYNVRDLGGYAVREGETSWRRVLRADGLHRLAPESVEQLYDAGVRTVIDLRHADELAHQPNPFSGHRSVAYLNIPLFAQLAPQPAPAAPAKDALLDLYLLALTTRKSAIRETLSAIADATEGTVLFHCTAGKDRTGIIAALTLGIAGADRSTIVSDYALTGALIAPMIEDILAGAKARGADIALLTPLLACQAETMLAMLDHLDDNHGGVDGYLADIGLQTTSREKIRARLVGLEHSRKVT
- a CDS encoding peptide deformylase, whose amino-acid sequence is MAVRSIVKFPDARLRAVASLVTNFGDDLRQLADDLLDTMRAAPGVGVTAPHIGVLQRVVVIELAGFKTPRIYINPEIVWTSSERIEATEGSVSMPGAAEKMERYATIRVRFQGLDGVEREEEASGFHAVCLQHEIDQLDGVFWIQKLSRLKRERLIKRYEKHASGR
- a CDS encoding carbohydrate ABC transporter permease, encoding MTIDAAGALPIREAAGARRRRVRSRTSVNDSLGHLVLIGLSIVCLFPVYWMIVSSLRPANEIFETRLWPTSASLANYATALNSIPIWRMLLNTLFVSSVVTIIQLFTGLLAAYGFARWRFPFSRLFLPLIALTWLAPFQVVMIPNYLLVAQLDLLDSITALILPHFASALCVVLLTQAMRSFPKEIIEAARMDGARSWRILWQVVAPNLRGSIASLAILIFISTWNEYFWPLLLSRTPENSVIQIGIQMFMTQEGTLWGPLMAASTMASLPILALYVVLQRQVIQSFMKSGLR
- a CDS encoding sn-glycerol-3-phosphate ABC transporter ATP-binding protein UgpC, whose product is MAEISIRDVRKSYDAKEILHGLSLDVANGEFVVIVGPSGCGKSTLLRMIAGLEDITHGEIAINREVVNDIDPADRGCAMVFQNYALYPHMTVRENMGYPLRIARMPKDLREKRVAELAAILDLSDYLDRRPNQLSGGQRQRVAMGRAIAREPAVFLFDEPLSNLDAKLRVQMRIEIKRLHKRLKATSIFVTHDQVEAMTLADKLVVMNGGRIEQIGSPASVYRRPASTFVASFLGAPPMNLASATVAGPRQISLDGAPNFVVPTANDLPLKSGAPVTIGVRPEDIVLTTDAGQGLGGRIDLIEELGGSQVAYCQTLAQEFSVVLPRGSAETEDQQIFMRFPAACLHLFDAQTGQRI